A single Fodinicurvata sp. EGI_FJ10296 DNA region contains:
- a CDS encoding DUF4170 domain-containing protein, giving the protein MSKQLLHLVFGGRLKQPDTMEFEDTASLDIVGIYPNYKTAYEAWRAAAGRTVDDAHMRYFVVHLHRLFDPADDTTRATD; this is encoded by the coding sequence GTGTCCAAACAGTTGCTGCACCTGGTATTTGGCGGACGATTGAAACAGCCCGACACGATGGAATTCGAGGATACAGCCTCGCTGGATATCGTCGGCATATATCCCAATTACAAAACGGCATACGAGGCCTGGAGGGCGGCTGCGGGACGCACGGTCGACGACGCCCATATGCGCTACTTCGTCGTTCATCTTCATCGACTGTTCGACCCGGCAGACGATACCACGCGCGCAACCGACTGA
- a CDS encoding type II CAAX endopeptidase family protein encodes MARSSSNPNSSDPQGDPTVWASRIGLTEVALLASGHLVLFLVLGFVGLQVVGGHGVIGSIALQAAIQVAMIWAVLVYGRGLSWTEIGFRPMPPGWGIRAPLIGVGMILVVAPINLLVQSLLGAPQANPQVTAIQPTGDTPMMMATTMALTAVVVPAIEEVIFRGVLYRWLRRFSSMGVAIALSALLFGSVHGITHLIPALAVLGAVLAWTYERTGSLWAPIVIHGIFNAIMMLLLYGVLAAGP; translated from the coding sequence ATGGCACGATCTTCTTCCAATCCGAATAGCAGCGATCCCCAGGGTGATCCGACAGTTTGGGCATCCAGAATCGGCTTGACCGAGGTGGCGCTGCTGGCCAGCGGTCACCTCGTGCTGTTCCTGGTTCTGGGCTTCGTCGGTCTCCAGGTCGTCGGCGGACACGGCGTCATCGGCAGCATCGCTCTGCAGGCTGCAATTCAAGTGGCCATGATCTGGGCCGTCCTTGTCTATGGGCGCGGTCTCTCGTGGACTGAAATCGGTTTCAGACCGATGCCCCCGGGGTGGGGAATTCGCGCGCCGCTGATCGGCGTGGGCATGATCCTTGTGGTGGCACCAATCAATCTGCTGGTGCAGTCGCTACTGGGCGCGCCGCAAGCCAATCCGCAAGTCACCGCCATTCAGCCAACAGGCGACACGCCGATGATGATGGCAACCACCATGGCGTTGACGGCCGTCGTTGTCCCGGCAATCGAGGAAGTGATCTTTCGCGGCGTTCTTTACCGTTGGCTCAGAAGATTCTCGTCCATGGGGGTTGCGATCGCTCTTTCCGCCCTTCTTTTCGGTTCGGTCCACGGCATTACCCACCTCATACCGGCTCTCGCGGTGCTTGGCGCCGTTCTCGCCTGGACGTACGAGCGCACTGGATCGCTATGGGCGCCGATCGTTATTCACGGAATCTTCAATGCCATAATGATGTTGTTGCTCTATGGAGTCCTGGCCGCAGGACCATAG
- a CDS encoding DUF1007 family protein — protein MQPSLYPHPDRPTTVVRSFSGPLAAVLAMAFACWGTTPAKAHPHVWIDGDATFVFVEGSLEAIDIVWEVDEMISLLLIEDFDVDRTGTFSAEQVAALWDGSFSGLAEFNYFVNLRIDGEAYGIPDIERFDADIDDGHVVYSFRIPMSAPVDPREVPVLVGFYDETFFVEVTVPEDRIEFAGTGIPACELRFFNDTENPIYFGYVDPPMVDLGCS, from the coding sequence ATGCAACCATCCCTCTATCCGCATCCGGATCGGCCAACCACAGTTGTTCGGTCGTTCTCGGGACCGCTCGCTGCCGTCCTGGCCATGGCTTTTGCCTGCTGGGGCACGACGCCCGCCAAGGCGCACCCGCATGTGTGGATAGATGGCGATGCAACCTTTGTATTCGTCGAGGGTTCACTTGAGGCCATCGATATCGTGTGGGAGGTCGACGAAATGATCAGCCTTTTGCTGATCGAAGATTTCGATGTCGATCGAACCGGGACTTTCAGCGCCGAACAAGTCGCGGCCCTGTGGGATGGAAGTTTCTCCGGTCTTGCCGAATTCAATTACTTCGTTAACCTCCGAATCGACGGGGAAGCCTATGGCATCCCCGACATCGAGCGATTCGACGCGGATATCGATGACGGCCATGTCGTCTATTCGTTCCGGATTCCGATGTCGGCACCGGTCGACCCGCGTGAAGTTCCGGTATTGGTCGGGTTCTACGATGAGACGTTCTTTGTCGAGGTGACGGTACCCGAAGATCGGATCGAATTTGCAGGCACCGGTATTCCGGCCTGTGAACTCCGGTTTTTCAATGACACGGAGAATCCGATATATTTCGGCTATGTCGATCCTCCCATGGTTGATCTCGGGTGTTCGTGA
- a CDS encoding ornithine cyclodeaminase family protein has translation MIVVDAETVKSALPWRPLVESLRAMFATGCTSPVRHHHEVGVPGEPDATLLLMPAWREGELLGVKVAQVCPGNGDRGLPAVSASYLLNDARTGRPLAVLDGGELTVRRTAAASALAADYLARRDARTLLVVGTGRLAPCLAAAHCSVRQYDRILVWGRRPEKVAEIVSELRGSDAEGVAGLEIGPVDTIEEGCAVADVISVATLSSEPLINGRWLRPGTHLDLVGAFKPTMRESDDECMRRARVYVDTLAGATKEAGDIVQAIQAGALTSGDIVADLFDLAGGRAAGRSDNGEITLFKSVGASLEDLAAAGLVWQSVRSS, from the coding sequence ATGATCGTCGTCGATGCCGAGACCGTAAAAAGCGCATTGCCATGGCGACCTTTGGTCGAGTCACTGCGCGCCATGTTCGCAACGGGCTGCACCAGTCCCGTTCGCCACCACCATGAGGTCGGTGTGCCCGGCGAACCGGACGCCACGCTGCTGCTCATGCCGGCATGGCGGGAAGGGGAACTCCTGGGTGTGAAAGTTGCTCAGGTGTGCCCCGGCAACGGCGACCGTGGGTTGCCCGCCGTATCGGCGAGCTATCTGCTGAACGACGCCCGGACCGGTCGTCCGCTGGCGGTGCTCGATGGCGGCGAGCTGACCGTGCGTCGAACCGCAGCGGCATCGGCCCTGGCGGCTGACTATCTGGCCCGTCGTGACGCCCGGACATTGCTGGTGGTTGGCACGGGGCGCCTTGCCCCATGTCTGGCCGCCGCCCACTGCTCTGTCCGGCAATACGACCGCATTCTGGTATGGGGGCGGCGGCCCGAGAAGGTCGCCGAAATCGTATCCGAACTTCGCGGGTCGGATGCCGAGGGGGTCGCCGGCCTTGAGATCGGGCCGGTCGATACAATCGAGGAGGGGTGCGCGGTTGCCGACGTGATTTCGGTTGCGACTCTTTCCAGTGAACCGCTGATCAACGGGCGCTGGCTAAGGCCGGGAACGCATCTCGACCTTGTTGGCGCCTTCAAGCCGACGATGCGCGAATCCGACGATGAGTGCATGCGGCGTGCCCGGGTCTACGTCGACACGCTGGCTGGTGCGACAAAGGAGGCCGGTGACATCGTTCAGGCAATCCAGGCCGGCGCTCTGACATCGGGCGATATCGTGGCCGACCTCTTCGACCTGGCCGGTGGCCGCGCCGCCGGACGATCCGACAACGGGGAAATCACGCTGTTCAAATCCGTCGGTGCGTCGCTTGAGGATCTGGCCGCCGCCGGGCTGGTCTGGCAATCGGTAAGATCATCGTGA
- a CDS encoding MBL fold metallo-hydrolase: MTTVPRGGDMVQVAPGVHWVRLRLPFRLNHVNLWVLDDDPDRDGVSGFWIVDTGFDLVEARDIWAGLLDGPLAGRPLKGVIATHMHPDHAGLAGWLCRRHGAPLLMTQADWLVSRLLSIGDRDDIHQSYLDSYRSLGLPEPTAASLAERSDRYRGSVSRPPGHYIRLRAGMSLTIGGREWSCMTFEGHAPEQLCLAAPADNIIIVADQVLPEITPNVSVWPSDLESDPLGAFLESLDTLATFGNDIIALPGHGVPFTGLAGRAKEIAAHHVGRLDRTLEVCRDGAGVSDLVTTLFRADLDSHEISFAVGEALAHANRLVQLGRLRRLKRKDGTIFFQSE; encoded by the coding sequence ATGACCACAGTGCCGCGCGGCGGCGACATGGTGCAGGTCGCGCCCGGCGTCCATTGGGTTCGTTTGCGTCTGCCGTTCCGCCTCAATCACGTGAATCTCTGGGTTCTGGACGACGATCCTGATCGGGACGGGGTGTCGGGATTCTGGATCGTCGATACCGGATTCGACCTGGTAGAGGCGCGCGATATATGGGCCGGACTGCTCGACGGGCCATTGGCCGGGCGCCCGCTGAAAGGCGTCATCGCCACGCATATGCATCCGGATCATGCGGGGCTTGCCGGATGGCTCTGCCGCCGGCACGGCGCGCCGCTGCTGATGACCCAAGCGGACTGGCTCGTCTCGCGGCTTCTTTCCATCGGTGACCGTGACGATATCCACCAATCCTATCTCGATTCCTACCGGTCACTGGGTTTGCCCGAACCGACCGCGGCATCCCTTGCCGAACGATCCGACCGGTATCGCGGCTCGGTAAGCCGTCCGCCGGGGCACTACATTCGACTTCGCGCCGGAATGTCGCTGACCATCGGTGGGCGCGAATGGTCGTGCATGACCTTCGAAGGCCATGCGCCCGAACAACTTTGCCTTGCAGCGCCAGCGGACAACATTATCATCGTTGCCGATCAGGTTCTGCCCGAAATCACACCGAATGTCAGCGTGTGGCCATCGGATCTCGAATCCGATCCGCTGGGCGCCTTTCTGGAGTCGCTCGACACACTGGCAACCTTTGGAAACGACATCATTGCGCTGCCCGGTCATGGGGTGCCGTTTACCGGGCTCGCCGGTCGGGCCAAAGAAATCGCCGCCCATCACGTCGGCCGCCTGGACCGCACGCTCGAAGTCTGCAGGGACGGCGCCGGCGTATCGGATCTCGTCACAACGCTGTTCAGGGCCGATCTGGACAGCCACGAAATCTCATTTGCCGTAGGAGAAGCACTGGCCCATGCGAACAGACTGGTTCAACTCGGCCGGCTCAGGCGGCTGAAGCGCAAAGATGGCACGATCTTCTTCCAATCCGAATAG